The following proteins are co-located in the Vibrio azureus genome:
- a CDS encoding MDR family oxidoreductase: MFHALVLNQEDKRTIANIEQIDETQLPEGDVLIDVDYSSLNYKDGLAITGKGKIIRNFPMVPGIDLAGTVVSSEDARYQAGDKVVLTGWGVGENHWGGMSQRARLKADWLVPLPAGLDSKKAMMVGTAGFTGMLCVQALLDAGIKPESGEILVTGASGGVGSVAVTLLAQLGYKVAAVTGRLEKNGPLLEKLGASRIIDRVEFEEPARPLEKQLWAGAVDTVGSKVLAKVLAQMDYNGAVAACGLAGGFDLPTTVMPFILRNVRLQGVDSVMCPTEKRIAAWEKLVKLLPDSYFEQACTEATLAEAAKYAEDITNGQVTGRVVIKL; this comes from the coding sequence GAGACACAACTTCCTGAGGGTGACGTTCTTATCGACGTTGATTACTCATCCTTAAACTATAAAGATGGTCTGGCGATTACTGGCAAAGGCAAAATCATCCGTAACTTCCCAATGGTACCTGGTATTGATCTCGCAGGCACCGTCGTCAGCTCTGAAGACGCACGTTACCAAGCTGGAGATAAAGTGGTGCTCACGGGTTGGGGCGTAGGTGAAAATCACTGGGGTGGCATGTCTCAACGCGCACGCCTCAAAGCCGATTGGTTAGTGCCATTACCAGCAGGACTAGACAGCAAAAAAGCCATGATGGTTGGCACAGCAGGCTTCACTGGTATGTTATGTGTTCAAGCTCTCCTCGACGCAGGCATCAAGCCAGAAAGTGGTGAAATACTGGTTACAGGGGCAAGTGGTGGCGTGGGCTCAGTCGCTGTAACACTGCTCGCTCAACTCGGCTATAAAGTTGCCGCAGTGACGGGTCGCTTAGAGAAAAATGGCCCACTGCTAGAAAAACTCGGCGCTAGCCGCATCATCGATCGTGTTGAATTTGAAGAACCTGCTCGTCCACTAGAAAAGCAATTATGGGCAGGTGCAGTAGATACCGTGGGCAGCAAGGTACTTGCTAAAGTCTTAGCACAAATGGATTACAATGGCGCAGTCGCAGCCTGTGGCCTTGCAGGTGGTTTCGATCTTCCGACCACGGTTATGCCATTTATCTTGCGTAACGTACGCTTACAAGGTGTCGACTCAGTGATGTGCCCAACCGAAAAACGCATCGCCGCGTGGGAGAAACTGGTTAAGTTATTACCTGACAGTTACTTCGAGCAAGCTTGTACGGAAGCCACACTGGCAGAAGCAGCAAAATACGCAGAAGATATTACTAATGGCCAAGTAACTGGCCGCGTCGTCATCAAGCTATAA